Proteins co-encoded in one Theileria equi strain WA chromosome 3, complete sequence genomic window:
- a CDS encoding glutamyl-tRNA Gln amidotransferase, A subunit, putative (encoded by transcript BEWA_011480A), whose amino-acid sequence MGAKNFTKQQIKDYVYTFFEKYKEFVDEEIRISVENTACWEYLLKCLESLSNDEVSINPRNNLDRYKAFTYIFDRYKLFYQVVSLVDRLNAGSLSNTKLFGVPIAIKDNITIKDVHFADGIFHSYNMIDIGSKSLEDYSPAYDATVVKSLIEAGLIIIGKTKLDEFGVGSLTDGVINPHGEKYIVGGSSGGSSAVVGGRIVTCALGTDTGGSVRLPSSYCGCYGYRPSYGLISRFGLSELSGMFDTVGIVGDSVYQTALLSHALVCHDIKDMNSSYSCSKVQKKIHNFLLNCKETSNLHRPLRDVKLATFDLEELYSSGYIDEDNKKNMQNVQKILTELGAEIVKVDIARLEACASIYHLYVAKQLTTNLKRFRNPLHNKSHSLETTSVVSKFHEKTIRRLNLGNAIVENEVYIENLLGEERENLINWVERNKLFDEIEFLITPVSVNALPVKEENVSLIKSELYTTIAPILGLCSITIPSDLKTPPLSFQITAGYMQDDKLFRVASAFENFVKKNVTHS is encoded by the coding sequence ATGGGAGctaaaaattttacaaaacAACAAATCAAGGACTatgtctacacattttttgAGAAGTACAAAGAATTTGTAGATGAAGAGATAAGAATTTCCGTTGAAAATACTGCTTGTTGGGAATatcttttaaaatgtcTGGAATCACTGAGTAATGACGAAGTGTCCATCAATCCAAGGAATAATCTGGACAGATACAAAGCATTCACATACATATTTGACAGATACAAATTGTTTTATCAAGTTGTTTCACTTGTAGATCGTCTTAATGCAGGAAGTCTTTCAAATACCAAGCTTTTTGGGGTTCCAATCGCAATTAAAGATAATATCACAATTAAAGACGTCCATTTTGCAGATGGtatcttccattcttataATATGATTGATATAGGATCTAAAAGCCTGGAAGATTATTCACCAGCATATGATGCGACTGTAGTTAAGTCCTTGATTGAGGCGGGGCTCATTATAATAGGAAAGACGAAATTGGATGAATTCGGGGTCGGGTCACTTACTGATGGTGTAATAAATCCACACGGAGAAAAATACATCGTAGGTGGATCATCTGGTGGATCTTCGGCTGTTGTTGGTGGGAGAATCGTGACGTGTGCATTGGGAACGGATACAGGTGGCTCTGTCAGATTACCCAGCTCATATTGTGGATGTTATGGTTATAGACCATCTTATGGCTTAATTAGTAGATTCGGTTTGAGCGAACTTTCCGGTATGTTTGATACCGTAGGTATAGTTGGTGATTCCGTTTACCAAACTGCGCTTTTATCGCATGCATTGGTTTGTCATGATATTAAAGATATGAACAGTTCATACAGTTGCAGTAAGGTTCAGAAAAAAATTCATAACTTTTTACTAAATTGTAAAGAAACTTCTAACCTTCACAGACCACTGCGAGATGTAAAACTCGCTACATTCGATTTGGAGGAGTTATACAGTTCTGGGTATATAGATGAGGACAATAAAaaaaatatgcaaaatgtccaaaagATACTGACAGAACTGGGTGCGGAAATCGTAAAGGTAGATATTGCGCGATTGGAAGCGTGCGCCTCtatttaccatctttatGTAGCTAAGCAGCTTACAACAAATTTGAAGAGATTTAGAAATCCTCTACATAACAAGAGTCATTCATTAGAAACAACATCTGTTGTTTCTAAATTCCACGAAAAAACGATCAGGAGATTAAATTTAGGAAATGCAATAGTGGAAAATGAAGTATATATCGAAAATCTTCTTGGAGAGGAGAGAGAAAATTTGATAAACTGGGTTGAAAGAAATAAGCTTTTCGACGAAATAGAATTCTTAATAACACCTGTCTCTGTAAACGCTCTCCCAGTAAAAGAGGAAAATGTTAGTCTTATAAAATCCGAACTGTATACAACTATAGCGCCAATATTGGGGCTATGTTCTATAACAATACCAAGTGACCTAAAAACTCCCCCTTTAAGCTTTCAGATAACGGCTGGATACATGCAGGATGATAAGCTATTTCGTGTGGCATCAGCATTCGAGAATTTTGTGAAAAAAAATGTCACACATTCCTGA
- a CDS encoding zinc finger, C3HC4 type RING finger domain-containing protein (encoded by transcript BEWA_011490A), giving the protein MENEKAGSFHSKKVEQEKSKFDCNICFDDVREPVVTRCGHLFCWKCLLAWINRNNNQCPICQAGISRENVIPLYGHGQEASDPRNKPEEPRPKAERPSSRSRESSMFGNYDSRISVSIGGFPLSFLFPFGFSLTTGSAGHSYFNFTRPENTSNMTEEQRRVHMNSMFLMVTGFLVIAYILLCV; this is encoded by the exons atggaaaatgaaaaggCAGGGAGCTTTCACAGCAAGAAAGTTGAGCAGGAAAAGTCAAAATTTGACTGCAACATATGTTTTGACGATGTTAGAGAACCTGTAGTAACGCGTTGTGGCCATTTATTTTGCTGGAAATGCTTGCTGGCGTGGATAAATCGCAATAATAATCAATGTCCTATTTGTCAAGCGGGTATATCACGTGAAAATGTCATACCTCTCTATGGACATGGTCAAGAAGCTTCCGATCCGAG AAACAAACCAGAGGAACCAAGACCCAAAGCGGAACGTCCATCGTCCCGAAGTAGAGAATCATCC ATGTTTGGGAACTATGATAGCAGAATTTCTGTGTCAATAGGCGGATTCCCTCTCTCATTTCTGTTTCCCTTTGGATTTAGTCTCACTACAGGCTCAGCTGGACATAGCTACTTTAATTTCACCCGTCCAGAAAACACATCAAATATGACGGAGG AGCAGCGAAGGGTACACATGAATTCCATGTTTCTCATGGTTACAGGGTTTTTGGTGATAGCATATATACTTCTTTGTGTATGA
- a CDS encoding hypothetical protein (encoded by transcript BEWA_011500A) yields the protein MSVEGTSNVERTFAAYSIKMIKGGKNSVQTASINELVRELGYAPSIKELDEFAKSVGDQCDLSTLKTFLDKIDHTEDTHNNFMELFRFYDPEKTGKVSKKLLQRILTNVGETLDDDEIKRFFGTLSTDDDDEIVYEDLINK from the exons ATGTCTGTCGAAGGAACAAGCAACGTAGAAAGGACGTTTGCTGCCTATTCA attaaaatgataaagGGTGGGAAAAATTCCGTACAGACAGCATCTATAAATGAGCTAGTGCGCGAATTG GGTTACGCACCTTCGATAAAAGAACTAGATGAATTTGCAAAAAGCGTCGGCGATCAGTGCGATTTAAGTACCCTTAAGACCTTTTTAGATAAAATAGATCATACAGAAGATACACATAATAATTTTATGGAACTTTTCAGATTTTATGATCCAGAG AAAACTGGAAAGGTTAGCAAAAAACTTTTGCAAAGGATTCTCACAAACGTTGGGGAAACACTTGATGATGACGAAAtaaaaagattttttgGTACACTATCTACTGATGATGACGACGAAATTGTATATGAAGATTTGATTAATAAGTAA
- a CDS encoding hypothetical protein (encoded by transcript BEWA_011510A), with amino-acid sequence MQILYNLRKPAIVSYLHIVLIAGLVIWCSVKTGRDIVSYRPTPKKSSGEHFSSLEEKILKKAVVFRSRKTDDAKEKPKEKNENRASVVRKTEDEFRTAKQQKSTVETPAVHKEKAVHEDTVKHPEPHLDSEKQDPEEVRSEESSIKDQEHVEKNQSEDESDSNLQELPKDTPEKPVTRDSGKDNQRVSEESTGDSSNHGFEGVLIEGEAHDYGFVGGDAIDFGFDDE; translated from the coding sequence ATGCAAATACTATACAATTTAAGGAAGCCCGCAATTGTGTCTTACTTGCACATTGTCCTTATTGCAGGTCTTGTCATCTGGTGTTCAGTAAAAACAGGCAGAGATATTGTATCTTATAGACCTACACCGAAGAAAAGTTCAGGAGAACATTTTTCGAGTTTGGAGGAGAAGATACTAAAGAAGGCTGTTGTTTTTAGATCAAGAAAAACCGATGATGCAAAAgaaaaaccaaaagaaaAAAATGAGAATAGAGCATCTGTTGTTAGAAAGACAGAGGACGAATTCCGTACAGCTAAACAACAGAAAAGTACTGTGGAAACACCGGCTGTTCATAAAGAAAAGGCAGTGCATGAAGATACTGTGAAACACCCTGAGCCACATTTGGATTCCGAAAAGCAAGATCCCGAAGAAGTTAGATCGGAAGAAAGTAGCATAAAAGATCAAGAACACGTGGAAAAGAATCAAAGCGAAGACGAAAGTGATTCGAATTTACAGGAACTACCTAAGGATACACCAGAAAAACCTGTTACAAGAGATTCCGGAAAAGATAACCAAAGAGTTTCTGAAGAGAGTACAGGTGATTCATCAAATCATGGTTTTGAGGGTGTACTGATAGAAGGAGAAGCACATGATTATGGATTTGTAGGAGGTGATGCAATTGATTTTGGGTTTGACGATGAGTGA
- a CDS encoding ATPase, AAA family domain-containing protein (encoded by transcript BEWA_011530A): MNEWKIHSTSSSLEINRVQSLLLKSIGCSIFSSIICNLCNSSIRGTYGYLITSVQGNNRFVLPYIFIAEFQLYQWCRNFCKNAFWISSNAKLDRKDPIYTIKLFDYLSPCRDANWWYTNSGYIGSCCCNVCVYLCKRLREHHSSSSNTILEDIIRKESHLLLQFLKHNSKWPILEHRLLSITLDGLIAQRDLVKNCRTLKTNLDGELMCLFKNNGIFVICKDFDIFLEYNIEGSTNTGSLLLDLILEYTGLWNKLNLPIFLFMLCKDRGFKALNKNPNLDGKSDLLLKNDSISFLSRISYIKVNFYLKSDFLADENTMCRYLEQSLNIIKHFNLVSKRMNRNEISIYTDLMKMVQGYTLEELKTLVRHVNCELLNIASNKHINEISGWLLIRDSLQKAISLRPPLHLLDHMPTTYRIYHKTFPVPDEIAPLEIDHLGNLNYKKGLSRMVLSDGVYHQVVSFLDETINPDAANGLIIDGPSGSGKTTLAISIAWELGGILIIANILDFLRPQVGFSEKLIHNFFHSIQIQFNKCLKEGTRRSSTQCTVLFEGLDTLNSTDAGYIKRTISALCMEMDSFATNSRFLSNKSVLFICTANKASEIPKKLRTRGRFEHVLTLSGDVADSSLLKSCFELYLNARCDFMDRVDQIVAKIASYRGKYTINPAIITKMCKEAAYYNIKTLGGLSQSTITISNMLNVIDSTFV, encoded by the exons atgaatgaatggaaaatACATTCCACATCTTCGTCGCTGGAAATCAACCGGGTGCAATCGTTGCTATTAAAATCAATTGGATGttcaattttttcaagtATTATTTGTAACCTTTGTAATTCTAGCATACGTGGAACGTACGGCTATCTAATAACATCGGTGCAAGGTAACAATAGATTTGTATTGCCTTATATTTTTATTGCAGAATTTCAACTATATCAATGGTGTAGAAACTTTTGTAAGAATGCTTTCTGGATCTCTTCCAATGCAAAGTTGGATCGAAAGGATCCAATTTACACCATTAAACTTTTTGATTACTTGTCACCATGTAGAGACGCTAATTGGTGGTATACAAATAGCGGATACATCGGATCATGTTGTTGTAACGTTTGTGTCTACCTATGCAAACGGCTTAGAGAACATCATAGCAGTTCATCCAACACTATACTCGAGGATATAATTCGCAAGGAAAGTCACTTATTACTGCAATTCTTAAAACATAATAGCAAGTGGCCTATACTAGAACACAGATTACTTTCAATAACACTAGATGGATTGATAGCCCAAAGAGATCTAGTAAAAAATTGTAGAACACTAAAAACAAATTTAGATGGCGAACTCATGTGTctatttaaaaataatggaatatTTGTAATATGTAAGgattttgatatatttcTAGAGTACAACATAGAAGGTTCGACTAACACAGGATCATTACTTTTAGACTTAATTTTAGAGTATACAGGATTATGGAATAAGTTGAATCTACctatatttttgtttatgCTCTGTAAAGATAGAGGATTTAAGGCACTTAATAAAAACCCAAACTTAGATGGAAAGTCAGATTTGTTGTTAAAGAATGACTCCatctcatttttatcacGTATATCTTATATTAAAGTCAACTTTTACTTGAAAAGTGACTTTTTAGCAGATGAAAACACTATGTGCAGGTACCTAGAACAATCGTTGAATATTATCAAACACTTTAATTTGGTATCTAAACGAATGAACAGAAATGAGATTTCAATATATACTGATTTAATGAAAATGGTCCAGGGATATACGTTAGAGGAGCTTAAAACTTTGGTCCGCCATGTGAACTGTGAACTACTTAATATAGCGTCTAACAAACATATAAATGAGATATCTGGCTGGTTATTGATCCGTGATTCACTTCAAAAAGCAATATCGTTGAGACCACCTCTCCACTTACTTGACCATATGCCTACAACATATCGCATTTACCATAAAACATTTCCAGTGCCTGATGAAATTGCTCCACTGGAAATTGATCATCTTGGAAATCTTAACTATAAAAAAGGACTTTCCAGAATGGTATTATCTGATGGTGTTTATCATCAGGTTGTTTCATTTTTGGATGAAACCATAAACCCTGATGCAGCTAATGGTCTAATAATTGACGGACCATCTGGATCAGGTAAAACAACACTAGCCATCTCTATAGCATGGGAACTTGGTGGAATACTCATTATAGCAAACATTCTTGATTTCCTAAGGCCACAAGTAGGGTTTTCAGAAAAGTTAATTCATAATTTTTTTCATTCAATCCAGATTCAGTTTAATAAATGTTTGAAAGAAG GCACGAGGCGATCTTCCACTCAATGTACTGTTTTGTTCGAAGGGTTAGACACACTGAATAGTACCGATGCTGGTTATATAAAACGAACGATTTCGGCGCTATGCATGGAAATGGATTCATTTGCAACAAATTCCAGGTTTCTATCCAACAAATCGGTACTATTCATATGTACGGCCAACAAGGCTTCTGAGATACCGAAGAAACTTAGAACC AGGGGGAGATTTGAGCACGTATTAACCCTGAGCGGTGACGTTGCCGATAGCTCACTTTTGAAGAGCTGTTTTGAACTTTATTTGAACGCTAGATGTGATTTTATGGATCGAGTGGACCAAATTGTGGCAAAAATCGCTTCATATAGAGGAAAATATACCATTAACCCAGCAAtaattacaaaaatgtgcaagGAGGCTGCATATTACAATATTAAAACCTTGGGAGGTCTGTCGCAATCCACTATTACAATTTCTAACATGCTGAATGTTATTGATTCGACATTCGTGTAA
- a CDS encoding S-adenosylmethionine synthetase, putative (encoded by transcript BEWA_011470A) — protein MITPKYIKQNTGNFLFTSESVNEGHPDKICDQISDAVLDACLEQDSESKVACEVCATKDCVMVFGEITTRANIDYQNVVRDVINNIGYTSEEYGLDYKSVQVIVKLKQQSHEIAQAVHVGKTIDQIGAGDQGIMFGYATDETPELMPLSHALATKLGERLSFVRKSKLLPYLRPDGKTQITVEYSQDASGHLEPKRVHTVLISTQHDPGVSREQLQKDLMEHVVSKVISPHFLDENTDYLLNPSGTFVHGGPACDAGLTGRKIIVDTYGGWGAHGGGCFSGKDCTKVDRSGAYYARWVAKSLVHNGFCKRALVQVSYSIGLVHPISLHVNSYGTCVLGYTERDLEKIVVRNFDFRVGYVIEQLELKRPIFRKTSTYGHFGKSDPDFLWEIPKDLSHEKFR, from the exons ATGATCActccaaaatatatcaaacAAAACACTGGGAACTTCTTATTCACCTCAGAATCCGTAAATGAGGGTCACCCAGATAAAATTTGTGATCAAATATCTGATGCTGTACTCGATGCATGCTTAGAACAG GATTCTGAAAGCAAGGTCGCCTGTGAAGTATGTGCCACCAAGGACTGTGTCATGGTTTTTGGGGAAATAACTACCAGAGCGAATATAGATTATCAGAATGTAGTCAGGGATGTGATCAATAATATTGGATATACATCCGAAGAATATG GATTGGACTACAAGTCCGTTCAAGTGATTGTTAAGTTAAAACAACAATCACATGAAATAGCTCAGGCAGTTCATGTGGGAAAAACCATTGATCAAATAGGCGCAGGTGATCAAGGTATAATGTTTGGATATGCCACTGATGAAACACCTGAATTAATGCCATTATCGCACGCTTTAGCCACTAAGTTAGGGGAACGCCTCTCTTTCGTACGTAAATCTAAGTTATTGCCATACTTGAGACCCGATGGAAAGACCCAAATTACTGTTGAATACTCCCAGGATGCAAGCGGTCACTTGGAGCCCAAAAGAGTACATACCGTACTAATTTCTACACAGCATGACCCAGGA GTTTCTCGGGAACAACTCCAAAAGGATTTAATGGAACATGTAGTAAGCAAGGTTATATCGCCTCACTTTTTGGATGAGAATACAGACTATCTTTTGAATCCCTCAGGAACCTTTGTGCATGGTGGTCCCGCGTGTGATGCAGGTTTAACTGGCAGAAAAATTATTGTAGACACCTACGGAGGCTGGGGAGCACACGGTGGTGGATGTTTCTCCGGGAAAGATTGTACAAAAGTCGATCGTTCTGGAGCCTATTACGCGAGATGGGTTGCAAAATCTCTAGTTCATAATGGTTTCTGCAAACGCGCACTTGTGCAAGTATCCTATTCGATTGGATTAGTGCATCCAATTTCTTTGCACGTAAATTCATACGGGACTTGTGTCTTGGGATATACGGAAAgagatttggaaaagattGTTGTTAGAAACTTCGACTTTAGAGTGGGCTACGTCATAGAACAGTTGGAACTTAAAAGACCGATCTTCCGCAAGACCAGTACATACGGGCACTTTGGAAAGAGTGACCCAGATTTCCTTTGGGAGATACCAAAAGATCTCTCTCATGAAAAATTCCGTTGA
- a CDS encoding hypothetical protein (encoded by transcript BEWA_011450A) codes for MHLSSHRNWRSTFGGLKKVRGTTKDPEVVNHKVYWFSEHRNVCRTVLSLCRTHPFTNIFSALIDPETTSGYAISHELSLPGPFTGFIPVDNGMKQIIKQIERKGNDFLVDFIRSHFTLDLWLHRDITGSSTQPWLLYNKERKAPEHLLSLTNSKLVIENIGEISRGTDLTHINGSKILRWNMRCHNGVIHLIDRPMMGL; via the exons ATGCATTTGAGTTCTCACAGAAATTGGAGGTCCACGTTTGGAGGCTTGAAAAAAGTAAGAGGGACGACAAAAGACCCTGAAGTAGTAAATCACAAAGTTTATTGGTTTTCCGAGCATCGTAACGTGTGCCGTACTGTGCTATCATTATGTAGAACTCACCCATTCACAAATATCTTCTCAGCTCTAATAGATCCCGAAACAACCTCAG GATATGCCATATCTCACGAATTATCCTTACCAGGACCTTTTACAGGGTTCATACCAGTTGATAACGGTATGAAACAAATAATTAAGCAGATTGAGCGAAAGGGCAACGACTTTTTAGTCGATTTTATAAGATCGCATTTTACATTGGACCTATGGTTACATCGTGATATAACAGGATCTTCTACGCAACCTTGGTTGTTATATAACAAAGAGCGTAAAGCACCTGAACACTTGTTAAGCTTAACAAATAGCAAGCTGGTGATTGAGAACATAGGAGAAATTTCTAGGGGAACAGATCTAACGCATATTAATGGCTCTAAGATACTTCGTTGGAACATGCGCTGTCACAATGGAGTAATTCATTTAATTGATCGACCTATGATGGGATTATAA
- a CDS encoding hypothetical protein (encoded by transcript BEWA_011520A) — translation MSISRLILGLEKFATIGRRAVRFCEKKTMEKSDSFNVCLDDVKTPALPEDILNYYDLDKVYRFMDDKGYSGKINSANDIEYNYLLRHSISYLLKLKYEYIDGSINGCTNNKPGNSALTTLFDCDFRLVYSPPYGDRKHIHIDDVSVYNLYMSLIDIVNRILQNPDDLNLYSALKKCSNNINHYFLEENMSEDLISEIISHYTNIGAIIMETAGKAEDIESLLKSCRLVHKQKLVNADRSDHDIGFSFSPCGFMIPYHVGVLNLLSELNIVNMTTPLSGASSGSISIVSLSLLNDFPFLMNLIEELSNDALIHGTHHRLDSLITKFFNKYLQENCHEFINSRIGTIVLAYSRLGFCRFKPVLVSKFSNSTDLRDCLRVSSYIPILSSKELVYYNNKPGFDGQLSLSKHLGCAKTAAKRTINTNPYPFYLRTFSKRLLDNEYISPHLMRRDKYLIHYIRFKCLIYHLWLRKIELNSSEDWITEIKLCISLYKELVHGKREESDSWYGLCGLWSNKSLLNLFSIVVKSEVSLDVEKNSAKRIKRNISRMDISKKFTTTKLKFSRTKFNASPITLLDWLESQKQSDNVPSATSDPLVATKISSLYNLLYTITPPMSLKYQYISSSKLLHNNIKLHKLLNISLYSTEKSNLRFFYDLGKTDAFRWIIHDYIAFENWIYLKIKCLEGGNVHNEQPLNASSSSSINQKQTNLVHEMLNLISISTFNLAKSLKTRLNTKEMDFFKIQNNAVKSVILSDCVDSRYTHILGHIHFWVYNSY, via the coding sequence ATGTCAATATCTAGGCTCATTTTAGGTTTGGAAAAATTCGCAACCATTGGGCGCAGAGCGGTTAGATTTTGTGAAAAAAAAACAATGGAAAAATCTGACAGTTTCAATGTTTGTTTGGATGATGTAAAGACACCTGCTCTACCTGAAGATATTCTAAATTACTATGATTTAGACAAGGTTTATAGGTTCATGGATGACAAAGGATATTCCGGTAAAATAAATAGTGCAAATGACATTGAATATAATTATTTGTTGAGACATAGCATATCATATCTCTTGAAGTTGAAGTATGAATATATAGATGGCTCTATTAACGGATGTACGAACAATAAACCGGGTAATTCTGCTCTAACTACTTTATTTGACTGCGATTTTAGACTAGTATATTCTCCACCTTATGGAGATAGAAAACATATACATATTGATGATGTTAGTGTATATAATTTGTATATGTCATTGATAGACATAGTAAATCGGATTCTACAAAATCCTGAtgatttaaatttatattcaGCTTTGAAGAAATGTTCTAACAATATAAATCAttattttttggaggagaaTATGAGTGAGGACCTGATATCTGAAATAATTTCGCACTACACTAATATAGGCGCAATAATTATGGAAACTGCTGGAAAAGCTGAAGACATAGAATCCCTATTGAAGAGCTGTAGATTAGTacataaacaaaaattaGTGAATGCTGACAGATCAGATCATGACATAGGattttccttttctccATGCGGATTTATGATACCTTACCATGTAGGAGTGTTGAATTTACTTAGCGAGCTTAACATAGTTAATATGACTACACCACTATCAGGAGCATCGTCTGGATCCATATCTATAGTGTCATTGTCATTACTCAACgattttccattcttaaTGAATTTGATCGAAGAATTGTCTAATGACGCCCTTATACATGGTACTCACCATAGGTTAGACTCATTGATCACAAAGTTTTTTAACAAGTATTTACAAGAGAATTGCCATGAATTTATCAACTCTAGAATAGGAACTATTGTTCTAGCATATTCTAGGCTTGGGTTTTGCCGTTTCAAACCTGTACTGGTATCtaaattttcaaattcaACAGATTTGAGAGATTGCTTGAGAGTAAGCTCTTATATCCCAATCCTTTCATCCAAAGAACTCGTATATTACAATAATAAACCCGGTTTTGATGGACAATTATCACTATCAAAGCATTTGGGCTGCGCAAAAACTGCCGCTAAACGTactataaatacaaatcCATATCCTTTCTACCTTCGTACGTTTTCCAAGCGTCTTTTAGATAATGAGTATATTTCACCACATTTAATGAGAAGAGACAAATACTTGATACACTATATTAGGTTCAAATGTTTAATTTATCATTTGTGGCTGCGAAAAATTGAGCTAAACAGCAGTGAGGACTGGATTACGGAAATAAAATTATGCATATCACTATATAAGGAGCTTGTTCATGGAAAAAGGGAAGAATCTGATTCCTGGTATGGTTTGTGCGGGCTATGGAGCAATAAGAGTTTGTTAAATTTATTCTCCATAGTGGTAAAATCTGAGGTATCTTTAGATGTTGAGAAAAACTCTGCCAAAAGAATTAAGCGTAACATCTCCAGAATGgatatttccaaaaaatttACAACAACAAAGTTAAAATTTTCTAGGACAAAATTTAATGCATCGCCGATAACACTACTAGATTGGTTAGAGTCGCAAAAACAATCAGATAATGTGCCTAGCGCAACATCAGATCCACTTGTTGCAACAAAGATAAGTTCGTTGTATAATTTGTTGTATACCATTACACCACCAATGTCTCTTAAATATCAATATATTAGCTCTAGTAAGCTCCTTCATAACAACATTAAGCTGCACAAACTCTTGAACATCTCACTATACTCTACTGAAAAATCAAACTTGCGTTTTTTTTATGATCTTGGCAAAACTGACGCGTTCCGATGGATTATACACGATTACATCGCATTTGAAAATTGGATATATCTGAAAATAAAGTGCTTGGAAGGTGGTAATGTTCATAATGAACAGCCTCTCAATGCGTCTAGTTCCTCTTCCATCAATCAAAAACAGACGAATTTGGTACACGAAATGCTAAACCTCATATCTATAAGCACTTTTAATCTTGCAAAATCACTTAAAACCCGTTTAAACACTAAAGAAATGGATTTTTTTAAGATACAGAATAATGCAGTTAAATCAGTTATTCTCTCCGATTGTGTAGATTCGCGTTACACTCACATTTTGGGTCATATACACTTTTGGGTTTACAACTCGTATTAA
- a CDS encoding hypothetical protein (encoded by transcript BEWA_011460A) gives MSANDENASKAFPLATEEMNGILLDLIQQAGNYKQLKKGANEATKALNRGLAEVVVLAADAEPLEIILHLPLVCEDKNVPYIFVRSKVALGRACGVSRPVISCAITSREGSPLNQQIVEAKDHIERLLI, from the exons ATGTCAGCAAATGATGAAAACGCCTCTAAGGCCTTTCCATTGGCTACGGAAGAAATGAACGGCATTCTCCTGGATCTTATACAACAGGCGGGAAATTACAAGCAATTGAAGAAGGGAGCTAATGAAG CTACTAAGGCACTGAATCGTGGTTTGGCTGAAGTTGTTGTTTTGGCCGCTGACGCGGAACCGTTGGAAATTATATTACATCTGCCACTCGTTTGTGAAGACAAG AACGTACCATACATTTTTGTACGAAGCAAGGTGGCGTTGGGAAGGGCTTGCGGTGTCTCTCGCCCGGTTATATCCTGCGCAATAACTAGCCGCGAAGGGTCACCCTTGAACCAACAAATAGTTGAAGCTAAAGATCATATTGAGCGCCTTCTAATATAG